Proteins from a single region of Bradyrhizobium diazoefficiens:
- a CDS encoding MFS transporter → MTAATEVASAAESSTTAHVVWASALGTAIEWYDFLIYGTAAALVLNKLFFPSFDPFVGTLAAFSTYAVGFVARPIGGAIIGHYGDRLGRKTMLVATMIAMGLGTFLIGCLPTYSQIGIWAPILLVMLRFIQGIGLGGEWSGAVVMVVEHAGNRRGFYGSLVQIGFPVGVAASTGIFGLVTQLPEADFLSWGWRVPFWISILLVGVGFVVRMRLAETPHFKEVVERKELLAQPVWEVLRRDWRSFLLAIGITVSEVGLAYLLTVFILAYATTKLGLPRQVILNAVVYAAIVEFATLPLAGWLSDIFGRKALYLAGGAFSVALAFPLFWFLDTKEPALITLTLVVTMTLTHALLFGPKAAFMPELFRTQVRYSGASLGANVAAALSGGFSPLIATALLAWAGFYWPVSLYIIGLSIITIIATLMAPETARDDLKD, encoded by the coding sequence ATGACGGCAGCAACGGAGGTCGCCTCGGCGGCGGAGAGTTCGACGACGGCGCATGTGGTGTGGGCGAGCGCGCTCGGCACTGCGATCGAATGGTACGATTTCCTGATTTACGGCACCGCCGCCGCGCTCGTGCTCAACAAGCTGTTTTTTCCGAGCTTCGATCCCTTTGTCGGCACGCTCGCGGCGTTCTCGACCTACGCAGTCGGTTTCGTGGCGCGGCCGATCGGCGGCGCCATCATCGGGCATTATGGCGACCGGCTCGGGCGCAAGACAATGCTGGTCGCGACCATGATCGCGATGGGGCTCGGCACCTTCCTGATCGGCTGCCTGCCGACCTACAGCCAGATCGGCATCTGGGCGCCGATCCTTCTCGTCATGCTGCGCTTCATCCAGGGCATCGGGCTCGGCGGCGAATGGAGCGGTGCGGTGGTCATGGTGGTCGAGCATGCCGGCAACCGCCGCGGCTTCTATGGCAGTCTGGTGCAGATCGGCTTTCCGGTCGGTGTCGCAGCTTCGACCGGCATTTTCGGCCTGGTGACACAGCTACCCGAGGCCGACTTCCTGAGCTGGGGCTGGCGCGTGCCGTTCTGGATCAGCATTCTGCTGGTCGGCGTCGGCTTCGTCGTGCGCATGAGGCTCGCGGAGACGCCGCACTTCAAGGAGGTGGTCGAGCGCAAGGAGCTGCTGGCGCAGCCGGTGTGGGAAGTGCTGCGCCGCGACTGGCGCAGCTTCCTGCTGGCGATCGGCATCACGGTCTCTGAAGTCGGGCTCGCTTATCTCCTCACCGTCTTCATCCTGGCCTATGCCACGACGAAGCTCGGCCTGCCGCGGCAGGTGATCCTGAATGCCGTGGTCTATGCCGCGATCGTCGAGTTCGCGACGCTGCCGCTTGCCGGCTGGCTGTCCGATATTTTTGGCCGCAAGGCCCTCTATCTCGCCGGCGGCGCGTTCTCGGTGGCGCTGGCGTTTCCGCTGTTCTGGTTCCTCGACACCAAGGAGCCGGCGTTGATCACGCTCACGCTCGTCGTCACAATGACACTGACGCACGCTCTGCTGTTCGGGCCGAAGGCGGCGTTTATGCCGGAACTATTCCGCACCCAGGTGCGCTACAGTGGTGCCTCGCTGGGCGCCAATGTCGCGGCCGCGTTGAGCGGCGGCTTCTCGCCGCTGATCGCGACTGCGCTGCTCGCCTGGGCCGGCTTCTACTGGCCGGTGTCGCTCTACATCATTGGGCTCTCGATCATCACCATCATCGCAACGTTGATGGCCCCGGAGACGGCGCGCGACGATCTCAAGGACTGA
- a CDS encoding SDR family oxidoreductase translates to MKLSGKVAAITGAARGIGKACAKRFLDDGVKVVISDVDADGLAATAAELGRPDALRTVVGNVARRTDVDQLVTTAVQEFGRLDIMVNNAGVARNRDILEISEEEFDEIIGINLKGAFFGVQAAAKQMIAQGSGGVIINMSSVNALLAIPALATYAMSKGGMKQLTSVAAVALAPHNIRVVAVGPGTILTDMVASSIYTSEDARKTVMSRTPAGRGGEPSEVASVVAFLASDDASYITGQTIYPDGGRLILNYTVPVKDK, encoded by the coding sequence ATGAAACTATCCGGCAAGGTCGCCGCCATCACAGGCGCGGCGCGCGGCATCGGCAAGGCCTGTGCAAAGCGTTTCCTCGACGACGGCGTCAAGGTCGTCATCTCGGATGTCGATGCCGACGGCCTCGCGGCAACGGCCGCCGAACTCGGACGGCCGGATGCCCTGCGCACCGTCGTTGGCAATGTCGCCAGGCGCACTGACGTGGATCAGCTTGTCACGACCGCCGTGCAAGAATTCGGCCGGCTCGACATCATGGTCAACAATGCCGGCGTCGCCCGCAACCGGGACATCCTGGAGATCTCCGAAGAGGAATTCGACGAAATCATCGGTATCAATCTGAAGGGCGCGTTCTTCGGCGTGCAGGCGGCGGCGAAGCAGATGATCGCGCAAGGTAGCGGCGGAGTCATCATCAACATGTCCTCGGTGAACGCGCTGCTCGCGATCCCGGCGCTGGCGACCTACGCCATGTCCAAGGGCGGCATGAAGCAGCTGACGTCGGTCGCCGCTGTCGCGCTCGCCCCGCACAACATCCGCGTCGTTGCGGTCGGGCCTGGCACGATCCTGACCGACATGGTGGCGTCTTCCATCTACACCTCCGAGGATGCCCGCAAAACCGTCATGTCGCGCACGCCGGCCGGCCGCGGCGGTGAGCCTAGCGAGGTCGCCTCTGTCGTGGCGTTCCTTGCGAGCGACGATGCTTCGTACATCACCGGGCAGACGATCTATCCGGATGGCGGCCGGCTGATCCTGAACTACACGGTGCCGGTGAAGGACAAGTAG
- a CDS encoding FAD-binding oxidoreductase: MPEGRHVAIIGAGAVGVISAIEALREGHRVTLIDPGEPGGEQAASYGNAGWLSSHSVIPPAEPGIWTKVPGYLMDPLGPLAIRWSYLPKALPWLIRYLLSGWTEARVEKTAFGLRDLLKDAPLLHRKLAEEAGVPELIERNGVMHVFPSRGNFDNDLGWRLRKKVGVEWLELNSDEMRQREPDLHPRYTFGVVVEEAGRCRDPGAYVAALAQHALASGATLVRAKATGLKLSGNKLVTVLTESGEIPCDAAVIAAGARSKQLTASVGDPLPLETERGYHVMIEHPESGPRSSMMASDAKMVVNWTDKGLRAAGTVEIAGLEAAPNWKRAEILRDKLLSMFPKLPKDIPPSRIKTWFGHRPSMPDGRPCIGYARASRDIVYAFGHGHVGLVGSARTGRLVAQLLSGKQPEIPLTPFAPDRFL; encoded by the coding sequence ATGCCGGAAGGCCGCCACGTCGCCATCATCGGAGCCGGTGCGGTCGGCGTGATCAGCGCCATCGAGGCGCTGCGCGAGGGGCATCGCGTCACGCTGATCGACCCGGGCGAGCCCGGCGGCGAACAGGCGGCGAGCTACGGTAATGCCGGCTGGCTCTCCTCGCATTCGGTGATCCCGCCGGCCGAGCCGGGCATCTGGACGAAGGTGCCGGGTTATCTGATGGATCCGCTCGGGCCGCTCGCGATCCGCTGGTCGTATTTGCCGAAGGCGCTGCCCTGGCTGATCAGATATCTGCTCTCGGGCTGGACCGAGGCGCGGGTTGAGAAGACCGCGTTTGGGCTGCGCGATCTCCTGAAGGATGCGCCGCTCTTGCACCGAAAGCTCGCGGAGGAGGCCGGCGTCCCTGAATTGATCGAGCGCAATGGCGTGATGCACGTGTTCCCGTCGCGCGGCAATTTCGACAACGATCTCGGCTGGCGCCTGCGCAAGAAGGTCGGCGTCGAATGGCTGGAGCTCAATTCCGACGAGATGCGTCAGCGCGAGCCGGATTTGCACCCGCGCTACACCTTTGGCGTGGTGGTGGAGGAGGCGGGCCGCTGCCGTGATCCCGGCGCCTATGTCGCCGCGCTCGCGCAACATGCGCTGGCAAGCGGCGCCACGCTTGTGCGCGCCAAGGCGACAGGCCTCAAGCTCAGTGGCAACAAGCTCGTCACCGTTCTCACTGAGAGCGGCGAGATTCCTTGCGATGCTGCGGTAATTGCCGCGGGCGCGCGGTCGAAGCAACTGACCGCATCGGTCGGCGATCCGCTGCCGCTCGAGACCGAGCGCGGCTATCACGTCATGATCGAGCATCCGGAATCGGGACCGCGCAGCTCGATGATGGCATCGGACGCCAAAATGGTGGTGAACTGGACCGACAAGGGCCTGCGCGCCGCCGGCACGGTCGAGATCGCAGGCCTTGAGGCCGCGCCGAACTGGAAGCGCGCCGAGATTTTGCGCGACAAGCTCCTGAGCATGTTCCCGAAGCTGCCAAAGGATATTCCGCCCTCACGCATAAAAACCTGGTTCGGTCATCGGCCGAGCATGCCGGACGGCCGCCCCTGCATTGGTTACGCGCGCGCGTCGCGCGACATCGTTTATGCCTTCGGCCACGGTCATGTCGGCCTGGTCGGCTCGGCCCGCACCGGCCGTCTCGTGGCCCAGCTCCTGAGCGGCAAGCAGCCCGAAATTCCCCTGACGCCGTTCGCGCCCGATCGCTTCCTCTGA
- a CDS encoding helix-turn-helix domain-containing protein: MIVRQAANVLEIMEFFAQARKPATLAEIADHFSWPRSSTFNLLATLSEKGYLYEPRPRAGFYPTPRWLAMARMISEVEPLPPWTHTLIADLSAETGETASIVAPAGVMAVFIDVVESTAAIRYFATIGHRVPIHATASGRALLLQYSQQERDSVYRKIEFKQYGPSTPISIEAVEAELRNSIERGYCQSFGDYSRDLAGAAIPLPIGGRRLSVVVAGPEFRIGPKVAEVASLIARTVDRLRPKSAV, from the coding sequence ATGATCGTCCGCCAAGCCGCAAATGTCCTGGAGATCATGGAGTTCTTCGCGCAAGCGAGGAAGCCGGCGACGCTTGCAGAGATCGCCGATCATTTCAGCTGGCCGCGCTCGTCGACCTTCAACCTGCTCGCGACGCTGTCGGAGAAAGGCTATCTCTACGAACCGCGTCCCCGCGCCGGCTTCTATCCAACGCCGCGATGGCTGGCGATGGCGCGGATGATCTCCGAGGTCGAGCCGCTGCCGCCCTGGACCCATACCCTGATCGCCGATCTCTCGGCGGAGACCGGCGAGACGGCCTCCATCGTGGCGCCGGCGGGCGTGATGGCGGTATTCATCGACGTCGTCGAATCGACGGCGGCAATCCGCTACTTCGCGACCATCGGCCACCGCGTGCCCATCCACGCCACCGCCAGCGGCCGCGCATTGCTGTTGCAATATTCGCAGCAGGAGCGCGACTCCGTCTACCGCAAGATCGAGTTCAAGCAATACGGGCCATCGACGCCGATCAGCATCGAGGCGGTGGAAGCGGAGCTGCGCAATTCGATCGAACGCGGCTATTGCCAGAGCTTCGGCGACTACAGCCGCGACCTCGCGGGCGCTGCCATCCCGTTGCCGATCGGCGGCCGCCGCCTCTCCGTCGTCGTCGCCGGCCCGGAATTTCGCATCGGTCCGAAGGTCGCGGAAGTCGCATCGCTGATCGCGCGGACGGTCGACCGGCTGCGGCCGAAGAGCGCGGTGTAA